One Polyangiaceae bacterium genomic window carries:
- a CDS encoding YqgE/AlgH family protein, whose product MKHADRSLAPGFLIASPPLGDPNFDRTVVLLAVHGKEGALGFVVNRVAPVSLGEVFKFAGYGEAEAQDQGAVYLGGPVSPSTGWILCADPELDPKEEGVLAIDDRLRITSRRTAFDAFVRDRMKRPGEPDPKKRMVILGYSGWGPGQLEREIGAGAWLPTPLDEQVVFDVDVEKRWERAYALHGLTPAVMMTMRGGGEA is encoded by the coding sequence ATGAAACATGCAGACCGATCGCTCGCGCCCGGGTTTTTGATCGCATCTCCCCCGCTCGGAGACCCGAACTTCGATCGGACTGTGGTGCTTTTGGCCGTGCATGGAAAAGAAGGAGCGCTCGGCTTCGTCGTCAATCGCGTCGCGCCCGTGTCGCTCGGTGAAGTGTTCAAATTCGCCGGTTATGGCGAAGCCGAAGCGCAAGACCAAGGCGCCGTGTATTTAGGGGGGCCCGTGTCGCCTTCGACCGGTTGGATCCTCTGCGCCGATCCCGAGCTCGATCCAAAAGAAGAAGGCGTCCTCGCCATCGATGATCGATTGCGCATCACCTCGCGGCGCACGGCGTTCGATGCATTCGTGCGGGACCGCATGAAGCGACCGGGCGAGCCGGATCCGAAGAAACGGATGGTGATCCTTGGTTATAGCGGCTGGGGTCCGGGACAGCTCGAACGCGAAATCGGCGCGGGCGCATGGTTGCCCACGCCGCTCGATGAGCAAGTTGTTTTCGACGTGGACGTCGAGAAAAGATGGGAGCGCGCGTATGCGCTCCATGGGCTGACGCCGGCCGTGATGATGACCATGCGTGGTGGTGGAGAGGCATAG